The Changchengzhania lutea genomic sequence ATCATGCTTTCATATAGATTTACAAGTACAAAGGTGCATATTGCAGGTAATACCCACCCTAAATTCTCCTTAGCTAAAGGAATAAATTTATTGATCCCAGCCAATTCTTTCGCAGAAATTAAAAACCCTAAAAAATCAGGAATACTAAATATGAATGCGACTAAAACCACTGCTCTAAATACAAAGCTGGAAGCCCACTTTTCAGGTATCACGTTCAATACTATCAGCACAATACATATGGGATAAATAAACATCAATGCTGGAAGCGCTATATCAATAATATACTTCACATCCATTTGTCCAACACCAATGCCGACCATACAACAAATAATTGCCGTAACTAAATAGGCTTTTTCATATTGCTTAAAGTAAGCTTTAAAAAAATCTGCCACACTTACAATAATAGCAACTGCAGTAGTAAAACACGCCAAACTTACCAATATACTCAGAAAGACCGAACCGGTACTCCCTAAAGTTTTAGATGCTAGTCCAGAAAGTAAATCTGCTCTTGAAATCCCCTCGTTAAATTCAGAATTATGTAGAGCACCAACAGCAATCAATCCAGCATAAATTATGAATAGACCAGTCATAGCGATCAAACCAGATTTAAAAATCATCACTTTTTTTTCCTTGAAAGACATCGTCTTTTTTGAGTTGTTAATAGAGACTAGCACCACACCTCCCATTAGCAATCCTGCAATAGCATCATAAGTTTGATAACCTTCTAATAAGCCACTAACTACAGGTAATTCAAAAGTAGATGCATGCATTTCTACGGCAGGAAACGCAATACCTATAGCGATGATAATTAATAATATAACAACAATTATAGGCGTTAGATACTTCCCTAATATATTCAATACATTATTTCTATTTATTACAAAGAAAAAAGCTAGGACGAAAAATACAATACTTGTAAGTAGCGAACTTGTACCAAAAAAAGGGGCAATAGCCATTTCATGTGTAACAGCTGCCGTTCTAGGTGCGGGCAATGCAATGACAATTAGAAAAATGCAAAAACAAAAAAATAGGCTAAAAACAGGGGAAACTTTTTTACCAAAATCGTACATGGTACCTTGCACATTTGCATGTGCCAACAGAGCAAGCATTGGAATGATGGTTGCTGAAATAATAAAACCAAGGGCGACCAACCACCAATCTGCCCCAGAATTAAAACCTAGTAACGGTGGTAAAATTAAATTACCTGCCCCAAAGAAGCCAGCAAACAACGCAAACCCAAATACAAAGGTTTCCTTAGTTTTATTCATAGGTTGATTTTATCTTTGCCTAAGATATTATAAAAATGTTTCTACAACACAAAGGCGTTCATATTTTTTATACCGACACAGGAGAAGGACAACCTTTGGTATTGCTGCATGGATTTCTAGAAAACAGTAGCATGTGGGAGGCATTCATTCCAGAAATATCAAAAAAAAACAGAGTCATTTGTATTGATCTGTTGGGTCATGGGCAAACGGAATGTCTTGGCTACGTACATACTATGGAACTTATGGCTGAAGCTGTTGATGCTGTTTTACAACATTTGCAGGTATATAAACCCATCATGATTGGTCACTCTATGGGCGGCTATGTCGCTTTGGCTTTTGCGGAAAGGAATCCTGAAGCATTACTTAAATTATGTTTAATGAATTCCACGGCACAAGAAGATTCTACCGAAAGAAAGGAAAATAGGGAACGCGCCATAAATGCTGTAAAACAAAATCACCAATTATTCATAAATATGGCAATCAGCAATTTATTCCGTCCCAAAAACAGAATCATTTTTGCAGAAGCCATCAAAGCCATAAAAAAAGAAGCCTTAAGAACACCACTTCAAGGTATCATCGCTGCTCTTGAAGGCATGAAAATTAGAAAAAACCGAGAAGCTATAATGAAAAACGGATCGTTTAAAACGATGATGATGATAAGCAAAAAAGATCCTGTTTTAGACTATGCAATAGTAATGGAAGAAGCCAAAAGAAACGAGGCAAAAGTCGTTGAATTTTCCGATGGGCATATGAGTTATATTGAAAATGAAAGTTTATTCTTTCAATCAATAATGTATTTTATCGAATAAATTATGCTTTTAATCGTTTTATTAAAATATATTACTATGTTTATAGTCCCCAAAACGATTCATTATGAAAACCACTACCCACAAAACTTCATTTATTCCTAAAATGTACTGCAACCTCTTTGGTCATGATTATCAAGTTTCTAAAAAGGTTACGCGTCATGTTAAGGAATATATGTGCTCTCATTGCAAAAGACAATTAACAACCAACAGCAATGGGAACTTAATTGAGCTCACCCCAAAATTTAAAGAGATAAATGCCATTCTTGAGCGTATTCACAACAGCCGAACGTTACGTTCAAAGGAAAAACTATTCAATTCATCGATTTGTTAACAGGTTGTTGATAACTTCTGAATGTTTTCACTATATTTAACTATCTCTCCTAGATAACATTAAACTAATTAATAGTGAAAATGAAAAACATTCATTGCAAGATGTTTGGTCATGATTTTAAAGTAGCGCGTCATGTTACCTATCATGTCAAAGAATATCAATGCCAACACTGCAAAAAACAATTGACTACAAGTGGAAATGGCAGCTTAATTGAGTTGACTCCAAAATTTAAAGATATCAATGATGTCTTAGAGCGTATCCATCAAAAGCGCCATTTGAGACTGAAAACTTTAAAGCAAGAAAAAACCTTAGCAACTAACACTCAAGAAAAACTACGTATAGCTTAGCCATTAAAGTTTTTCCAACCTTGCGCTTTAATAGGAATTTTAGTTTCTGCTCTAGTCACTAAATGCATCCCTTCCGACGCTTCTTTAATATAGCCAATAACCGTGAAATTAGGGTTCCCTTTTAAGTTTGGATAATCCTCTTGGGATATTGTAAATAACAATTCGTAATCTTCTCCACCATTTAAAGCCACGGTGGTACTATCTATATTAAATTCTTCACAGGTAGAAATCACTTCTTGATCTAAAGGAATTTTACTCTCGTACAAATCACATCCCACTTTACTTTGCTTACACAAATGCATAATTTCTGAAGACAAACCATCGCTGATATCAATCATTGCAGAAGGCTTCACCTTTAACTCACTAAGTAATTTCACAACATCTTTCCGTGCTTCGGGCTTTAGTTGCCGCTCAATTATATAGGTATATGATTCTAAATCTGGCTGACTATTAGGATTGACTTTATACACCTCCTTTTCACGTTCGAGCACTTGAAGACCCATATAAGCGGCTCCCAAATCTCCAGTAACCACCAGTAAATCATTAGGTTTAGCGCCATTTCTATAAACAACATCTTTTGGCTCTACTTCACCAATTGCGGTCACAGAAATTAAAAGTCCTGTTGTAGACGATGTCGTGTCGCCACCAACAACATCTATATCATAAACTTTTGCCGCAGTCTCTATACCCGCATATAAATCTTCCAAAGCTTCCAAAGGAAACCGGTTAGACACCGCTATACTTACTGTCACTTGAGTAGCTATAGCATTCATCGCGTATACATCTGATAGGTTTACCACGATGGCTTTATATCCCAGATGCTTCAAAGGCATATAGCTCAAATCAAAATGTACATTTTCAATAAGTAAATCTGTACTAATAACAACTTGATTCTTTTTAAAATCCAAAACGGCTGCATCATCGCCAATGCTCTTAATAGTCGTTTTCTGAGTCACCTCAAAATGCTTTGTTAAATGGTCAATGAGTGCAAACTCCCCTAAATCACTCAATGGGGTACGTTGCTGATTTTTATCTTCTATCATGCTGCAAAAATAGGAAGCTTATTAAAAAAAAGGAGGAAAAGATTCAATTATTGTTAGTCACATTTCAACTATTTGCAATAGACTCTGTCGATTTTAACATTTAAATCGACGATGTGTGGTTTACATTGTTCATAATTACCTTAATTTTGTTCCAGTGGTTTTGAACCATATATACTATTCATAAGCATTTCGAACAATATAAACCAATATAAGCTCGTTTATTTATACCAGTTTGAAAACAGAGAAAGCTTAGTTTAGAAAAAAAACAAAAAAATTGTCCTATGTCCTTAAAAAGTAAATACATCAATACTTTTAAAATTGTTATTGTTTGTCTTGTCTTAACTGTATGTCAATCTTGTGAGAACGAACCTGTCGAAATAACCCCCATAACAGACTCGGATGGTGATGGTATTGAGGAGGGTGTTGACAATTGCCCATTCACAGCAAACCCTAATCAAGAAGATGAAGACAACGATGGTATTGGAAATGTATGTGATGATGATTTTGGTGGCGATCCTGTCCCTTTAGCGCTCTGCGAAAACGGTTTTGCCGATATCTACCCATGTAAAGACTACGATTTAATGGCACGTATACCAATTAACGTTCTTGCGTCCACATTTACAGACAATTTAACAGCCCCAGAAGGGAGCGATATTTGGGGATGGACAGACGCCTCTACAGGAAATGAATATGCCATTGTAGGAACCACAAATAGCACAGCGTTTGTTGATGTTACAAACCCTTCTAATCCTGTGTTCTTAGGAAGAGTTAATACGGAAACCACAGATAGCTTTTGGCGCGATGTCAAGGTGTACAATAATTTTGCCTTTATTGTTGCTGATGGCGTAAATGACCACGGGATGCAAGTTTTCGATTTAACCCGTTTACGTAATGTTACTAATCCACCGCAAACCTTTACAGCAGACCAAGTTTTTAAAGATGTTGGCAGCTGTCATAACATTGTGATTAATGAAAGTGAAGCAATCGCCTATTTAGTGGGCTGTAACACCTTTGGTGGTGGCCCAAACTTTATTGATATCTCAAATCCAGCAAACCCGACAACCCTTGGTGGATTTGCATCTAATGGCTATTCGCACGATGCACAAGTTGTGACCTATAACGGCCCAGATACAGAACATACTGGAAAACAGATTTATATTGGGAGCAATGGTAGTACTCGAGTAACCAATAAAGTGGTCATATTAGATGTGACGGACAAAAGCAACCCATCGTTTATTGCTGAAGTGACATACCCTAATTCGCAATATGCACATCAAGGCTGGTTTACCGAAGATCAACGCCATTTTATTTTAGGAGATGAATTGGATGAGATTAGACTTGGAGGTTTAACAAAAACATTGGTTTTTGATTTTACTGACTTAGATAACCCCGTATTATCTTCAACTTATTTTGGCCCAACAGCAGCAATAGACCATAATGGATATGTAAAAGGAAACAAGTATTACTTAGCCAATTACAGAGCAGGAATGCGCGTTTTAGATATTACGAACATCGCTGCAGCTACTGATGCTATGACCGAAGTTGCATTTTTTGACACATACCCTTCAAGTGATAGTGCTGCTTTTAATGGAGCATGGAGTGTTTATCCGTATTTCCCAAGTGGAAATATCATCATCAGTGATATTGAAAGTGGTTTGTTCATTGTTAGACCTAGTGATTTATAATAGTGTAGCCCCATTTATACGAAAAAGAACATATTAACGATTGCGATTTTAGTTACAGCTTATACCCTGTTAAGTTGTAACCCGGATGACACGGATAAACCTAAAAACCCCAGTTTTATTGAAGATGTTATTACGCTCGGAGGCAGCCTCAACGAAAGTGCTCAAGCCGTTATCTCAACTAACGATGGTGGTTATGCCATTTTAGGCTATACGCAAAGTATGGATGGAGACATCACAGCTAAACAAGACGAATCTTTTGATTATTGGCTTACCAAATTTGATTCGGCAAGTAATCTAATGTGGCAAAAAACATACGGCGGCACTAGTAATGATAGGGGCAATTCTATTATTCAAACGGCAGATAACGGTTATGTCATTCTCGGAAATAGTCAAAGTAATGATGGGGATATTTCGACCAATGCCGGCTCCAGTGACTTTTGGGTTTCTAAATTGACAAATTCCGGAGACCTTGTTTGGGAACAGTCTTATGGATTTGCAGGGTCAGATGACGGCAATGCTATCATTCAAACCAATGATGGCGGCTACTTACTTGTTGGCGTTTTAGATGTTTCCGCTTCTGGTGGTCTGGGAAATAGCAAAATCAACTCTGGAAAATCAAGCAGTCATGCAGGTGGCGATTATTGGGCAATAAAATTAAATGCATCTGGCACGAAGGAATGGAGCCGTTTTTACGGTGGCAGTTTTACAGATATACCGTTTGATGTGATGCAAACTTCAGACAATGGGTATTTGATAGTGGGGTCTTCAGATAGTAATGATGTTGATATTACAAATAATATAGGAACTTACGATTTTTGGGTTATTAAAATATCTGAAACTGGAACTTTGGTTTGGGAAAAATCATTTGGTGGTTCAGAAATAGATGAATCTAGAGCCATTGTTCAAACTAACGATGGGAATTATGTCATTATAGGAGATACTAGAAGTGATACCATAGACGTTTCAAGCAATAAAGGCGCTGCTGATTTTTGGCTGATTAAAATGACTCCAAACGGTGATTTAATTTGGGAGAGAACAATTGGTGGTAGTAGTTTCGATGCCGGACGTTCCATTGCAATTACGCAAGATGGCGGTTTCGTAATTGTTGGCAGTTCTCGGAGCGCCGACGGAGATGTACCCGATAATAATGGGCAAAATGATGCGTTTATGATTAAGGTAGACACTAACGCAAACATTGTATGGCAAAAAACAATTGGTGGTTCTGAAATTGATCTTTTTGAAGCTGTCACAGAACTTAACAACGGAACAATTGTCGCTGTTGGTGAGTCTAATAGTGCTGATAACGATATTATTGAGAACAAAGGCTTTACAGATGCACTCATCTATACAATTAAAGATAACTAATGAAGAATATATTAATTTTCTTGAGCTTGGTGTTTTTAACCGCTTGCGCAGAAGATAATGACGACACTAATTTAGGTTATAATGTGACATTTAGTTTCTCGCACACTTGGGATGGAGAACCTGTTTCTGATGCCACTTTTAACACCATTCAATATACTAATGCCAATGGTGAGCAAATGAGCATTGAAAAGCTTCGGTATTTAATCTCAAATATCACCTTTCAAAAACCAAATGGCGATGAATTAATCCTCGATGGTTATCATTTAGTGGATGTTACCAGTGGCGAAAACTTGGTGATTACACCATCAGCTACAATCACTTCAGGAACCTATAGTAACGTGTCGTTTACCTTTGGATTTAATAACGAGGATAATTATGGGCAAACCTATTCCGATTTAAATTCAACCTCTTGGAATGTTCCTGAGATGCTTGGTGGCGGATATCATTTTATGCAATTAGAAGGCAAATTTATTGATAATACAGCTACCGCAACTGGTTATGCATATCATGCCATTAGAGCGGTTGATAATAGTGTAACCCCGCTAAAATTTCAGGATACTTTTTTTGTAGTTGATTTAGGGAAAGTGACCATAACCAATAATGCAACATTTAATATTGAAATGAATATTGCCGAGTGGTTTAAAAACCCTAATACTTGGGATTTAAATGTATTATATAATTCGCTAATGCCTAACTATCAAGCCCAAGTTATGATGTTTGAAAATGGGCAAAATACTTTCAGTTTAAAATCTGTAACACCCTAAGTTGCTTTGAAAAAATGGATCGTTTATATTGGTGTTTTAATTCTTTTCATTTTTGCCTCGTGCTCAAATGAATCGACAGATCAGTATATTCCAACACCAAGTCCGTTACAAATTCCACCTTTTTTTGAGGAAAATATATTAAACCCCGTCATTCCAATAGACAATCCACAAACCACCGAAGGTATTGCTCTAGGTAAAAAACTGTTTTTCGACCCTATTCTATCTGGCGACAATTCCCAAGCCTGTGCCGATTGCCATGCGCCCCAAAACGCCTTTACCGATGCCGAACGTTTTAGTGAGGGTATTGATGGTGTTTTTGGCAAACGCAACTCTATGCCGCTTTTTAATCTAGCTTGGAATTACGACGAAAAATTCTTTTGGGATGGTGCCTCATTTAGTTTAGAACATCAAGCGTTTGTCCCTGTTTCCGACCCGATTGAAATGGCGAGTCTCTGGACCGATGTTCAAACCAAACTTCAAGACCATTCCGAGTATCCAACACTGTTCCTGCAAGCATTTGGCGTAAACAAAATTGATTCTACATTAATAACAAAAGCCATTGCTCAATTTGAAAGAACCCTAATTTCATCCAATTCAAAATTTGACAAATATCTATTAGGGGAAGCTATATTAACGCAAGAAGAGCTCGATGGTTTTAACGTGTTTATGGACGAAACTAAAGGCGATTGTTTCCATTGTCATGGAAATGAAAACAACCCATTATGGACCGATAACAGTTTCCATAATAATGGATTGGACGCCACATTTTCAGATCTTGGATTAGGTAAAGTTACGGGCGATCCAGCCGATAATGGAAAATTCAAATCGCCGTCCTTACGAAATCTCGCGTTTACGGCACCCTATATGCACGATGGTAGATTTACCACAATAGATCAGGTTATTAATCATTATAGCGAAGGTCTTAAAAACTCACCTACGATTGATCCCTTGATGAAAAAAGTGGCACAAGGTGGCGTACAATTATCCGCAAAGGATAAAGTAGATCTTAAAGCGTTCTTATTATCACTTACCGATACAGAGTTTACAACCAATCCAGACTTTTTAAATCTATAAGAAATTACTATAAAACCATATGCTAATATAATGTTAGGTTATATGGAAATCCATGACTTATATTGTATATTTGCACTCTATTTAGACAAAATCTATATAAGAATTATGATTAAAGTTTCTGAAACAGCTAAGAAAAAAGTTATCGAGCTTATGCAAGATGAAGGCTACAATGCAACTACCGATTTTGTACGCGTTGGTGTAAAAAGTGGTGGTTGTTCTGGACTTTCTTATGATTTAAAATTCGATAACGAGAATAAAGATGGCGACAAGGTTTTTGTAGATAATGACGTTAAAATTATTGTTGACAAAAAAAGCTTTTTGTACCTAATTGGCACAACCTTAGAGTATTCTGGAGGATTAAACGGAACTGGGTTTGTGTTTAATAATCCAAATGCTAACCGAACTTGTGGTTGTGGTGAAAGCTTTTCTTTATAGTTCAAGTGTAGAAAGTAAAAAAGTTTAAAAAGTAATAAATGGCAAAGTTTAACTCTTTTGAAGAAATTATTTCATGGCAAAAATCAAGAGAATTAAATAAAGCTATTTATCACATAACAAACAATAATACTTCTTTCTCCAAAGATTTTGGATTAAGAGATCAAAATAAGAAGGTCAAGCATATCAATTTCTTCTAACATTGCTGAAGGATTTGAAAGAGAGACCACAAAAGAGTTTATTCGTTATTTATATATTGCAAAAGCATCTGCTGGAGAATGTCGTTCTCAACTATATTTAGCATTTGATTTAAAATATATTAACAATAATGATTTTAATAAATTAAAGTTAAACGTAAATGACATTTCAAAAATGTTGAGTGGTTTAATAAAATATCTTAATTCCACTTTATAAACTTTTAACTTTATAACATTAAAACTAATTTATGTCGAAGTATACCGAGGATGATTTACGCGAAGAACTAAAGACCAAAGAATATGAATACGGTTTTTACACAGATATTGAATCTGATACATTTCCTATTGGATTAAATGAAGATATTGTACGTGCCATTTCCCTAAAGAAAGAAGAACCACAATGGATGACTGATTGGAGATTGGAAGCCTTTAAAGCTTGGAAAGAAATGACCGAACCAGAATGGGCCAATGTACATTATACAAAGCCAGATTTTCAAGCCATCTCATACTATTCTGCGCCAAATAGTAAACCAAAATACGATAGTTTAGATGAAGTAGACCCTGAACTTTTAGCAACGTTTGCAAAACTAGGCATCTCCATTGATGAGCAAAAAAAATTAGCGAATGTGGCTATGGACGTTGTGATCGATTCTGTTTCTGTAGCAACTACTTTTAAGAAAACATTAGGCGAAAAGGGTATTATTTTTATGAGTATTTCTGAAGCCATTAAAGAGCATCCAGAACTCGTTAAAAAATATTTGGGCACAGTAGTCCCACAAAAAGACAATTTC encodes the following:
- the brnQ gene encoding branched-chain amino acid transport system II carrier protein; this translates as MNKTKETFVFGFALFAGFFGAGNLILPPLLGFNSGADWWLVALGFIISATIIPMLALLAHANVQGTMYDFGKKVSPVFSLFFCFCIFLIVIALPAPRTAAVTHEMAIAPFFGTSSLLTSIVFFVLAFFFVINRNNVLNILGKYLTPIIVVILLIIIAIGIAFPAVEMHASTFELPVVSGLLEGYQTYDAIAGLLMGGVVLVSINNSKKTMSFKEKKVMIFKSGLIAMTGLFIIYAGLIAVGALHNSEFNEGISRADLLSGLASKTLGSTGSVFLSILVSLACFTTAVAIIVSVADFFKAYFKQYEKAYLVTAIICCMVGIGVGQMDVKYIIDIALPALMFIYPICIVLIVLNVIPEKWASSFVFRAVVLVAFIFSIPDFLGFLISAKELAGINKFIPLAKENLGWVLPAICTFVLVNLYESMIRKRTTQL
- a CDS encoding alpha/beta fold hydrolase — translated: MFLQHKGVHIFYTDTGEGQPLVLLHGFLENSSMWEAFIPEISKKNRVICIDLLGHGQTECLGYVHTMELMAEAVDAVLQHLQVYKPIMIGHSMGGYVALAFAERNPEALLKLCLMNSTAQEDSTERKENRERAINAVKQNHQLFINMAISNLFRPKNRIIFAEAIKAIKKEALRTPLQGIIAALEGMKIRKNREAIMKNGSFKTMMMISKKDPVLDYAIVMEEAKRNEAKVVEFSDGHMSYIENESLFFQSIMYFIE
- the thiL gene encoding thiamine-phosphate kinase, giving the protein MIEDKNQQRTPLSDLGEFALIDHLTKHFEVTQKTTIKSIGDDAAVLDFKKNQVVISTDLLIENVHFDLSYMPLKHLGYKAIVVNLSDVYAMNAIATQVTVSIAVSNRFPLEALEDLYAGIETAAKVYDIDVVGGDTTSSTTGLLISVTAIGEVEPKDVVYRNGAKPNDLLVVTGDLGAAYMGLQVLEREKEVYKVNPNSQPDLESYTYIIERQLKPEARKDVVKLLSELKVKPSAMIDISDGLSSEIMHLCKQSKVGCDLYESKIPLDQEVISTCEEFNIDSTTVALNGGEDYELLFTISQEDYPNLKGNPNFTVIGYIKEASEGMHLVTRAETKIPIKAQGWKNFNG
- a CDS encoding choice-of-anchor B family protein, translating into MSLKSKYINTFKIVIVCLVLTVCQSCENEPVEITPITDSDGDGIEEGVDNCPFTANPNQEDEDNDGIGNVCDDDFGGDPVPLALCENGFADIYPCKDYDLMARIPINVLASTFTDNLTAPEGSDIWGWTDASTGNEYAIVGTTNSTAFVDVTNPSNPVFLGRVNTETTDSFWRDVKVYNNFAFIVADGVNDHGMQVFDLTRLRNVTNPPQTFTADQVFKDVGSCHNIVINESEAIAYLVGCNTFGGGPNFIDISNPANPTTLGGFASNGYSHDAQVVTYNGPDTEHTGKQIYIGSNGSTRVTNKVVILDVTDKSNPSFIAEVTYPNSQYAHQGWFTEDQRHFILGDELDEIRLGGLTKTLVFDFTDLDNPVLSSTYFGPTAAIDHNGYVKGNKYYLANYRAGMRVLDITNIAAATDAMTEVAFFDTYPSSDSAAFNGAWSVYPYFPSGNIIISDIESGLFIVRPSDL
- a CDS encoding MbnP family protein — its product is MKNILIFLSLVFLTACAEDNDDTNLGYNVTFSFSHTWDGEPVSDATFNTIQYTNANGEQMSIEKLRYLISNITFQKPNGDELILDGYHLVDVTSGENLVITPSATITSGTYSNVSFTFGFNNEDNYGQTYSDLNSTSWNVPEMLGGGYHFMQLEGKFIDNTATATGYAYHAIRAVDNSVTPLKFQDTFFVVDLGKVTITNNATFNIEMNIAEWFKNPNTWDLNVLYNSLMPNYQAQVMMFENGQNTFSLKSVTP
- a CDS encoding cytochrome-c peroxidase, with the translated sequence MKKWIVYIGVLILFIFASCSNESTDQYIPTPSPLQIPPFFEENILNPVIPIDNPQTTEGIALGKKLFFDPILSGDNSQACADCHAPQNAFTDAERFSEGIDGVFGKRNSMPLFNLAWNYDEKFFWDGASFSLEHQAFVPVSDPIEMASLWTDVQTKLQDHSEYPTLFLQAFGVNKIDSTLITKAIAQFERTLISSNSKFDKYLLGEAILTQEELDGFNVFMDETKGDCFHCHGNENNPLWTDNSFHNNGLDATFSDLGLGKVTGDPADNGKFKSPSLRNLAFTAPYMHDGRFTTIDQVINHYSEGLKNSPTIDPLMKKVAQGGVQLSAKDKVDLKAFLLSLTDTEFTTNPDFLNL
- a CDS encoding HesB/IscA family protein; this translates as MIKVSETAKKKVIELMQDEGYNATTDFVRVGVKSGGCSGLSYDLKFDNENKDGDKVFVDNDVKIIVDKKSFLYLIGTTLEYSGGLNGTGFVFNNPNANRTCGCGESFSL
- a CDS encoding four helix bundle protein → MAKFNSFEEIISWQKSRELNKAIYHITNNNTSFSKDFGLRDQNKKVKHINFF
- a CDS encoding four helix bundle protein; this encodes MAEGFERETTKEFIRYLYIAKASAGECRSQLYLAFDLKYINNNDFNKLKLNVNDISKMLSGLIKYLNSTL